TTAGGTCCTTTTCAAGGCAAAGTCGCTTGCACCAGAATTGCAATGGGTAAAGGGGTATGTGGCACTGCTGCTGCAACTAATACCACACAAAGAGTGGCCGACGTACACCAGTTTGAAGGGCATATCGCTTGTGATTCTGCCAGCAACTCTGAAATAGTTGTGCCTGTCCATCAAAATGGTAAGGTCATCGCGGTGCTTGATATTGATAGTCCGTTACTCGATAGATTCGATGAACAAGATCAACTTGGGATTGAATTACTCGTTAAACAGTTTGAAACATGCTTATTTGGTTAAATAGCCATCAATTATGACTAAATGATTGTCGCAATCGCTGCCATGAGCTTTATAATAGGCAGCTAGAGCTAAATTACATTTCATTGTGAGTTGGCAATATTTTATACTAGTGATGGCACCAGTTATTTTGTTAAGGTTTGTGTCTAGACCTTTAGCTCTGCAACTGTTAGTGCTAATTTGTAGGTTAAGTGTTAAAGCTTAGCAAATGATGAACGACTTCAAGCAATAAAGCTGAAAAGTCCCTTTATTTAACGTGGAAGTAAAAATGGAATCAACAGACAAGTTGACCGACACCAACGCAATTTTAGCGTTTTTATACGAAACCTTTCCAGCATGTTTTATTGCTGAGGGCGAAACTAAGCCTTTAAAAATTGGTTTATTTCAAGACTTGGCTGAACGGTTAGCTGATGATTCTAGAGTAAGTAAAACACAATTACGTGTTGCGTTACGTCGATACACAAGTAGCTGGCGCTATTTAAAAGGTGTTAAAGCAGGTGTTCAACGTGTTGACTTAGATGGCAACGATTGCGGTGAGTTAGAGCAAGAACATGTCGATCATGCTCAAGCAACCTTAAAAGAAAGCCAAGAAAAAGCAAAAGCAAAGCGTCTTGCTCAAGCGCCTAAAGTGGTCGCTAAAAAGCCTGCTAAAAAAGCACCGGCTAAACGCCCAGCAGTCAAAAAAGACCGTCCAGTAAAAACGGTTGCTCCTGTTGTGAATTTAGTTCAAGCTAAAATGGAAGAACTTTCTACTAATCAACGTGTTAATGTTAAGCTTGGTGCATCTCCAGTTGCTGGCACTATCACCGACATCAAGAAAGATGATGTGCATGTTCAGTTAGATACTGGCTTGACGATCAAAGTACGTGTAGATCACATACTATTATAAATTTAAGGAGTAACTTGTTGATGCGAAAACTTACCTTGGCTGCGTCAATTGCCAGTTTATTTGTCGGATTTTCGGCATGGGCAATTTCACCAACTATTCAAATCAGCGAGTTACCCAAGCTAGCCCAAGAACCGCAACATCAGGTTGCCAGCAAACGTGTAACCAATTTATTTACTCGAGCGCATTATCATCGGTTCGATTTAGATGATGCGTTTTCAGAACAAATATATGCCCGTTTCTTAGAACAGCTGGATTTCCGCCGTAATGTGCTTACTCAAGCCGATATAGATAACTTTAATCAGTATCAACATCAATTTGATGACATGGTTAAATCAGGCGATATCTCACCTGCATATAAAATGTTTGATTTAGTACAAACCCGTCGTTACCAGCGTTTTGCTTATGCCCTAACTTTACTTGAAAACGAATTTGACTTTACTCTTGCAGGTGATGCTTATGAGTTTGATCGTAAGGATGCGGCGTGGCCAAAAGATGAAGCTGAAGTTAACGAACTATGGCGCCAGCGCGTTAAGTATGATGCGTTAAACCTTAAGTTAACGGGAAAAAAATGGGATGAGATTGTTGAAATCTTATCAAAGCGTTACAACAATGCGATTAAACGTTTAAGTCAAACCAAAAGTGAAGATGTATTCCAAAGTGTGATGAATGCCTTTGCTAGAACGGTTGAACCTCATACCAGTTATTTATCTCCACGTAATGCCGAGCGTTTCCAAATGGAAATGAACCTAAGCCTTGAAGGTATTGGGGCGGTTTTACAAATGGATGATGATTATACTGTTATTAAAAGTTTAGTTGCTGGTGGCCCAGCTGCTATCAGTGAAAAATTATCACCTGAAGATAAAATTGTTGGCGTTGGTCAAAAAGATAAAGAAATCGTTGATGTAATTGGTTGGCGATTAGACGATGTCGTCGAGCTGATTAAAGGACCTAAGGGCAGTGAAGTTGTCTTGCAAATTTTACCTAAAAAAGGCGGTGCCAATGCCAAGCCATTTGAGGTAACCATTGTCCGTGACAAAATTCGTCTAGAAGATCGAGCTGCAACGTCAAAAATTATCGAGCCATCAGATGGCGAATACGCTAACCGTAAAGTCGGCGTAATTCAAATTCCTGGTTTTTACATGAATTTGTCTGAAGATGTCGCAAAAGAATTAGTTAAGTTAAAAGAAGCGAATGTTGAAGGGGTGATCATCGATTTACGTGCAAACGGTGGTGGTGCATTAACGGAAGCTACCTTATTAACAGGCTTGTTTATCGATATGGGCCCAGTGGTGCAAATACGTGATGCTAATGGTCGAATAAACCAAAACCGCGATAATGATGGTAAAAGTGCATATGATGGTCCATTAACTGTGATGGTTGATCGTTACAGCGCTTCAGCTTCTGAAATCTTTGCCGCAGCTTTGCAAGATTATGAGCGTGCATTAATTGTGGGTGAATCAACCTTTGGTAAAGGCACAGTTCAGCAACATAAAAGCCTTGGTCGAATTTATGATATGTACGACAAACCGATTGGCCATGTTCAATATACCATCGCTAAGTTTTACCGTATAAATGGTGGTAGTACGCAGTTAAAAGGGGTGACGCCAGATATTCGTTTCCCAAGTGCGCTTGAGCCTGGAGAGTATGGTGAGTCTGAAGAGAAAAATGCCTTACCATGGGATAAAGTACCCGTTGCACAATATGGCACCTTGGGCAATATTACCCCAGAACTGGTTAGTCAACTTGATGTAAAACATCAAAACCGTATCAAGTCAGATGTTGAATTCAGTTATATTTATCAAGATATTAGCGAATTCAAAAAACATCATAATGATAAAACGATATCGTTAGTTGAGAGTGAACGTCTAGCTTCCCGTGAAGATGATGACAAACGTGCACTCGATAGAGCAAACGACCGTCGAATTCGTCAAGGATTAGAGCCTGTAAAATCTCTAGATGATATTGAGGATGATAAAGATGTCACAGTGCCGGATCCATTTTTAGATGAAACAGCATTGATCACCCTCGATATGGTCGATGCAAAAAAATTAGCTAAAAACAACGCTAAATAGTTTCACCAGAACAATATAAAAACGCGCATTAGCGCGTTTTTTGTTATAAAAATAAGCAGGAAATATTATGTCGCAGAATCAAGCTAAACATTTAAAAGACTATAGCGCACCACATTTTTCCATTAGTGATATTGATTTAAATGTCATACTTGATGGCGAAAATACTCAAGTGATAGCCAATAGCCATATTAAGCGTAGTCATGATCATCAATTTGATTTGGTATTAGATGGTGAGCAGCTTACCTTGAAGTCAGTTAAATTAAATGGCTTACCTTGTGAGTATCGTCAAACTGATTCGACTCTCGTTATTACTACTGATGAAAAAGAATTTCAGCTTGAAATTATTACTGGGCTAAACCCTGAAGCTAATACTAGCTTGGAAGGGTTATATATGTCGGACGGTGCCTATTGCACTCAATGTGAAGCAGAAGGTTTCCGTCGCATTACCTACTTTTTAGATAGACCTGATGTATTAGCAAAATATACTGTGCGTATCGAAGCTGATAAAGCACAATTTCCGTATTTATTAAGTAATGGTAATTTAATTGAACAGGGCGAAATGCCACGCTCAGGAAGGCATTTTGTACGCTGGCAAGATCCTTTTCCAAAGCCAAGTTATTTATTTGCTTTAGTGGCTGGTGACTTTGATTTACTGGAAGATAAGTTTATAACCCAATCTGGTCGAGAGGTTAAGTTACAAGTTTTTGTGGATAAAGGTAACTTACATAAAGCGGGTCACGCCATCGAGTCGTTGAAAAAGTCAATGAAATGGGATGAAGAGCGCTTTAATCTTGAATATGACTTAGATATTTATATGATTGTCGCGGTTGATTTTTTCAATATGGGGGCAATGGAAAATAAAGGTCTTAATGTCTTTAATACCAAATATGTACTTGCTGATAAAGCCAGCGCAACCGATGAAGATTATCACGGCATTGAATCGGTCGTCGGCCACGAGTATTTTCATAATTGGACTGGTAACCGAGTGACTTGTCGTGATTGGTTCCAATTAAGCTTAAAAGAAGGCTTAACGGTTTTTCGCGATCAAGAGTTCAGTTCTGATATGGGTTCTCGTGCAGTTAATCGTATTCATGCCATCAAGGTAATGAAGAACCAACAGTTTGCTGAAGACTCAGGGCCAATGTCGCATCCAATTCGACCCGAATCTGTTATTGAAATGAATAATTTCTATACTGTTACGGTATACGACAAAGGTGCAGAAGTTATCCGGATGATGCATACCATTCTTGGTGAACAAGGCTTTCAAGCTGGGATGAAATGTTATTTTGAACGTCATGATGGGCAAGCCGTAACCTGTGATGATTTTGTTAATGCAATGGAAACCGCCAGTGGCATCGATTTACAGCAATTTCGTCGCTGGTATTCTCAAGCTGGCACGCCG
This Shewanella aestuarii DNA region includes the following protein-coding sequences:
- the proQ gene encoding RNA chaperone ProQ, yielding MESTDKLTDTNAILAFLYETFPACFIAEGETKPLKIGLFQDLAERLADDSRVSKTQLRVALRRYTSSWRYLKGVKAGVQRVDLDGNDCGELEQEHVDHAQATLKESQEKAKAKRLAQAPKVVAKKPAKKAPAKRPAVKKDRPVKTVAPVVNLVQAKMEELSTNQRVNVKLGASPVAGTITDIKKDDVHVQLDTGLTIKVRVDHILL
- a CDS encoding GAF domain-containing protein — translated: MKTEFYQTLVRQVEALISGEDDLIAAMANFSALINDNLDDLNWAGFYIVKNDQLVLGPFQGKVACTRIAMGKGVCGTAAATNTTQRVADVHQFEGHIACDSASNSEIVVPVHQNGKVIAVLDIDSPLLDRFDEQDQLGIELLVKQFETCLFG
- the pepN gene encoding aminopeptidase N; its protein translation is MSQNQAKHLKDYSAPHFSISDIDLNVILDGENTQVIANSHIKRSHDHQFDLVLDGEQLTLKSVKLNGLPCEYRQTDSTLVITTDEKEFQLEIITGLNPEANTSLEGLYMSDGAYCTQCEAEGFRRITYFLDRPDVLAKYTVRIEADKAQFPYLLSNGNLIEQGEMPRSGRHFVRWQDPFPKPSYLFALVAGDFDLLEDKFITQSGREVKLQVFVDKGNLHKAGHAIESLKKSMKWDEERFNLEYDLDIYMIVAVDFFNMGAMENKGLNVFNTKYVLADKASATDEDYHGIESVVGHEYFHNWTGNRVTCRDWFQLSLKEGLTVFRDQEFSSDMGSRAVNRIHAIKVMKNQQFAEDSGPMSHPIRPESVIEMNNFYTVTVYDKGAEVIRMMHTILGEQGFQAGMKCYFERHDGQAVTCDDFVNAMETASGIDLQQFRRWYSQAGTPIVTVNETFDPQSGQYKIELKQTVSSQGVKGQTLHIPFSIELLDATGKSKVNQVLDFTKASQCFTFDGFTSMPVASLLQDFSAPVKLVYDVNFDQLVHLMRFASSEVARWEASVQLFSQSVWHNVAQLQDKQSMMVDSRVIEAFRGVILSDELDHALIAEILTLTTAASLIEQVDHVDLDALQIAREFVIEQIASACEDELIARYRELSDKDCAPQRAFKNAALLLLATVSDEYEQYVIKQYQNASNMTDSLAALKAATQGQFACLPMLLADFESKWKDTPLVMDKWFMLQAVANDADVINKIKSLTHHSSFSFANPNRIRSLIGAFAAANTYQFHRNDGLGYQYLTSILIKLNKSNPQVASRMITPLIQFAKFDPHRQDLMKQALVTLRELPDLSKDLYEKVEKALK
- the prc gene encoding carboxy terminal-processing peptidase — protein: MRKLTLAASIASLFVGFSAWAISPTIQISELPKLAQEPQHQVASKRVTNLFTRAHYHRFDLDDAFSEQIYARFLEQLDFRRNVLTQADIDNFNQYQHQFDDMVKSGDISPAYKMFDLVQTRRYQRFAYALTLLENEFDFTLAGDAYEFDRKDAAWPKDEAEVNELWRQRVKYDALNLKLTGKKWDEIVEILSKRYNNAIKRLSQTKSEDVFQSVMNAFARTVEPHTSYLSPRNAERFQMEMNLSLEGIGAVLQMDDDYTVIKSLVAGGPAAISEKLSPEDKIVGVGQKDKEIVDVIGWRLDDVVELIKGPKGSEVVLQILPKKGGANAKPFEVTIVRDKIRLEDRAATSKIIEPSDGEYANRKVGVIQIPGFYMNLSEDVAKELVKLKEANVEGVIIDLRANGGGALTEATLLTGLFIDMGPVVQIRDANGRINQNRDNDGKSAYDGPLTVMVDRYSASASEIFAAALQDYERALIVGESTFGKGTVQQHKSLGRIYDMYDKPIGHVQYTIAKFYRINGGSTQLKGVTPDIRFPSALEPGEYGESEEKNALPWDKVPVAQYGTLGNITPELVSQLDVKHQNRIKSDVEFSYIYQDISEFKKHHNDKTISLVESERLASREDDDKRALDRANDRRIRQGLEPVKSLDDIEDDKDVTVPDPFLDETALITLDMVDAKKLAKNNAK